From the genome of Winogradskyella forsetii, one region includes:
- a CDS encoding response regulator, with amino-acid sequence MCAQEPLTKADSSFNCAFDTYKLDLLVKNDSLYKATLLLNEAISFSQEYNLKPTEAKSYNALGNVLAKLSNFKTAESYHKKAFKIYDSLNDKKGIDRSLSGLLYTYVYEKNYKKFDSIFPKAEAVSKALNSEIYFINLEYKIKKDYFSNDNKSMLAYSKIGLEALNSTDFEKLNYSKSYRTENLKKNLFQSYQYHRALAKVKLSKFKANGYDLLFLINEEKLKTSLDTDVNSYRKLATFNYYKYIYYTNNIKNLDSATKYLLKSDAYKYKALTNVEKQNNRNGELISKIINAEQELKLSNEVRNQNARNSEIFLISTVVMSIALIVILTIFYFYFKARKNIVNINEALKASNSKLKAIDKDRLEFFSVLSHELRTPIYGISGLATLIDQENDDTKKQSYLDSLISSSNYMSILIDNILQANRLKFEKKNLRLKPDRIKKIVGHVLSTVAIAAENKGLELKVHIDASDDNEYILIDKVAFSQILINLAYNAIRYTKKGSISINVFEQERTNDEVTLRFEIKDTGIGIKEEHRSIVFSAFENKAFLNKNSSGSGLGLYIVKTLLESHNADIDFVSTPNEGTCFFFDIEFKLSKGLEQRIGASILPKRDVRVLVVDDNKINLLITQKNIEKINGFSCETIANGREAISLVKQKDFDMILMDINMPDMDGYEVTKHIRMFNSHIPILALTALNSAEISTKAEVAGFDQIITKPYIFEDFKAIILTYAGNNENYCSIIDRAAI; translated from the coding sequence GTGTGCGCACAAGAACCACTTACAAAAGCTGATAGCAGTTTTAATTGTGCCTTTGATACCTATAAACTTGATTTATTGGTAAAAAACGACAGTTTGTATAAAGCCACACTATTACTTAACGAAGCAATTAGCTTTTCTCAAGAATATAACTTAAAACCGACGGAAGCTAAATCTTATAATGCATTAGGCAATGTGTTGGCAAAATTGTCTAATTTCAAAACTGCTGAATCCTACCACAAAAAAGCATTTAAAATATACGATTCCCTTAACGACAAAAAAGGAATAGACCGATCATTATCTGGTTTGCTATATACTTATGTTTATGAAAAGAACTACAAGAAATTTGACAGTATTTTTCCTAAAGCCGAAGCGGTTTCCAAAGCTCTAAATAGTGAGATTTATTTCATCAATCTGGAATATAAAATAAAAAAAGACTACTTCAGTAATGATAACAAAAGTATGTTAGCCTATAGTAAAATTGGTCTAGAAGCTTTAAACTCCACAGATTTTGAAAAACTCAATTACTCCAAAAGTTACCGTACTGAAAATCTAAAAAAGAATTTATTCCAATCCTATCAATACCACAGAGCCTTAGCAAAGGTAAAATTATCTAAATTCAAAGCCAATGGTTATGATCTGCTATTTTTAATCAATGAAGAAAAACTTAAAACATCATTGGATACAGATGTGAACTCTTACCGCAAATTAGCCACTTTTAACTATTATAAATACATCTATTACACCAACAATATTAAAAATTTAGATTCGGCTACTAAATATCTCTTAAAATCTGACGCTTATAAATATAAAGCACTTACAAATGTTGAAAAACAAAATAACAGAAATGGTGAGCTGATTTCTAAAATTATAAATGCTGAACAAGAACTAAAATTATCAAATGAAGTAAGAAATCAAAATGCCAGAAATTCAGAGATATTCTTAATAAGTACAGTTGTGATGAGTATAGCCTTGATTGTAATTTTGACCATCTTTTACTTCTATTTTAAAGCAAGAAAGAATATTGTCAATATCAATGAAGCGTTAAAAGCCTCAAACTCTAAACTTAAGGCTATTGATAAAGATAGACTTGAATTTTTCTCCGTATTAAGTCACGAACTTCGTACACCAATTTATGGTATTAGTGGTTTGGCAACACTTATAGACCAAGAAAATGACGATACTAAAAAACAGTCTTATTTGGACTCGCTGATATCATCAAGTAATTATATGTCCATTTTAATCGATAACATTTTACAGGCCAACCGACTAAAATTTGAGAAAAAAAACCTTCGATTAAAACCAGATAGAATCAAGAAAATTGTTGGTCATGTTCTAAGCACAGTAGCCATTGCAGCAGAAAACAAAGGTTTAGAACTCAAAGTACATATTGACGCATCTGATGATAACGAATATATCTTGATCGATAAAGTGGCGTTTAGTCAAATACTCATCAATTTGGCCTATAATGCCATCCGTTATACTAAAAAAGGCTCTATTTCCATAAACGTTTTTGAACAGGAAAGAACTAACGATGAAGTCACATTACGTTTTGAAATTAAAGATACTGGTATTGGCATAAAAGAGGAGCATCGCTCAATAGTATTTAGTGCCTTTGAAAACAAAGCGTTTCTAAATAAAAACAGTAGTGGTTCTGGTCTGGGCTTATATATTGTAAAAACCCTATTGGAAAGTCATAATGCCGATATCGATTTTGTATCCACGCCAAATGAAGGCACCTGTTTTTTCTTTGACATAGAATTTAAACTATCAAAAGGCTTAGAACAACGTATAGGAGCATCAATTTTACCGAAACGTGATGTACGCGTTTTAGTCGTCGATGATAACAAAATCAATCTGCTGATTACACAAAAGAACATCGAAAAAATAAACGGGTTTAGTTGTGAAACCATTGCTAATGGCAGAGAAGCGATATCTCTAGTGAAACAAAAGGATTTTGACATGATTCTAATGGATATTAATATGCCAGACATGGACGGTTATGAAGTGACCAAGCATATTAGAATGTTTAATTCTCATATTCCTATACTGGCACTAACCGCGCTAAATTCGGCCGAAATTTCCACTAAAGCTGAAGTAGCAGGTTTTGATCAGATTATTACCAAACCTTATATTTTTGAAGATTTTAAAGCCATCATTTTGACTTATGCAGGAAATAATGAAAATTATTGTAGCATAATAGACAGAGCCGCAATATAA
- a CDS encoding L-histidine N(alpha)-methyltransferase yields MTKNNALDIEMKNTFAQDVLKGLTAKNKHLPSKYFYDDNGSRIFQEIMNMPEYYPTNAEFEILSMQSKQIYKALKFSEPFNIIELGAGDGFKTFKLLEYLVNHNVDVHYIPIDISQEAMDLLSNRLTEKLPSLKIHPKVGDYFEILKGNLESDYPSMLLFLGGNIGNYQEEKAKELLNLFNKNMKVGDKLLIGFDLKKNPIIIHNAYYDAHGITKRFNLNLLIRINRELDADFKIDDFDFYSYYNPATGNVKSYLVSLRKQTVELKNLNKSIDFDYDELVWTELSKKYAIEEIHNLAKQTDFALNSNFLDCKHFFTDSLWEKMA; encoded by the coding sequence ATGACAAAGAATAATGCATTAGACATTGAAATGAAAAACACTTTCGCACAAGACGTGCTTAAAGGCTTAACTGCCAAAAACAAACATTTACCATCTAAGTATTTTTATGATGATAATGGAAGTCGCATATTTCAGGAAATTATGAATATGCCAGAGTATTATCCTACCAATGCAGAGTTTGAGATTCTTTCCATGCAATCCAAACAGATATACAAGGCGCTCAAGTTTTCAGAACCTTTTAATATTATTGAATTAGGTGCTGGAGATGGCTTTAAAACTTTCAAGCTTTTAGAATATTTGGTAAATCATAATGTTGATGTTCATTACATCCCTATCGATATTTCCCAAGAGGCTATGGATTTACTTTCGAATCGATTGACAGAAAAATTGCCTAGTTTGAAAATACATCCAAAAGTGGGTGATTATTTTGAAATATTAAAGGGTAATCTCGAAAGCGACTACCCAAGTATGTTGCTATTTTTAGGTGGAAATATTGGGAATTATCAAGAAGAAAAAGCGAAAGAACTATTAAACCTTTTTAATAAAAACATGAAGGTTGGTGACAAGCTTCTAATAGGTTTCGACCTAAAGAAAAACCCAATAATTATTCATAACGCTTATTACGATGCGCATGGCATTACAAAGCGTTTTAATCTCAATTTATTAATCCGAATTAATAGAGAGCTGGATGCGGATTTTAAAATTGATGATTTCGATTTCTACAGTTATTACAATCCTGCAACTGGAAATGTGAAAAGTTATCTGGTAAGTTTAAGAAAACAGACCGTTGAACTGAAAAATTTAAATAAATCCATAGATTTTGATTATGACGAATTAGTATGGACTGAGCTTTCAAAAAAATATGCTATTGAAGAAATCCATAACTTAGCAAAGCAAACGGATTTTGCATTAAACTCCAATTTCTTGGATTGTAAACACTTCTTCACTGATAGTCTTTGGGAAAAAATGGCATAA
- a CDS encoding BaiN/RdsA family NAD(P)/FAD-dependent oxidoreductase, with protein MSNHKDIIIIGGGAAGFFAAINIAEQHPELSVAILERGKEGLQKVKISGGGRCNVTHAEFIPSELVQNYPRGEKELLGPFHSFMTGDTIAWFEERGVELKIEEDGRMFPVSNSSQTIINCFLEEAEKHQVEVLYNHAVKTIHPLETGFEIETSQGLFQSKKLLVATGSNPKIWKLLENLGHTIIQPVPSLFTFDIKDKRIKNIPGVVAKNVDIKVVGTSLESNGPLLITHVGMSAPAILKLSAFGAVELAKRNYNFKIEVNFIQLDFEMCLEALKNYKQEFAKKSVVKSAQFDLPKRLWKTLVSASDIAETERWADINKQQLEALSSQLTQAIFQVTGKSTFKEEFVTAGGVDLKEVNFKTFESKRIPNLYFAGEVINVDAVTGGFNFQNAWTGAYIAALSIMLQ; from the coding sequence ATGTCAAACCATAAAGATATCATTATAATTGGAGGTGGAGCAGCAGGTTTTTTCGCAGCTATTAACATTGCCGAACAGCACCCAGAATTATCAGTCGCTATTTTGGAACGCGGAAAAGAAGGACTACAAAAGGTGAAAATCTCAGGTGGTGGACGATGTAACGTGACCCATGCCGAGTTTATCCCTTCGGAATTAGTACAGAATTATCCAAGAGGAGAAAAAGAACTTTTGGGACCCTTTCATAGTTTTATGACAGGCGATACCATTGCTTGGTTCGAAGAACGCGGTGTAGAGTTGAAAATTGAAGAAGATGGAAGAATGTTCCCTGTCTCAAATTCATCACAAACTATTATTAATTGCTTTTTGGAGGAAGCCGAAAAACATCAGGTTGAGGTATTGTATAACCATGCTGTGAAAACTATTCATCCTTTAGAAACTGGCTTTGAAATTGAAACTTCACAAGGCCTTTTTCAATCCAAAAAACTATTGGTCGCCACCGGAAGCAATCCAAAAATCTGGAAGTTGCTTGAGAATTTAGGCCACACTATTATTCAACCAGTTCCATCTTTATTTACTTTTGATATTAAGGATAAACGCATCAAGAATATTCCCGGAGTCGTTGCTAAAAATGTTGACATTAAAGTCGTAGGAACCAGTTTAGAATCCAACGGCCCATTATTAATTACACATGTCGGCATGAGTGCGCCTGCCATTTTAAAACTATCAGCTTTTGGAGCTGTTGAGCTGGCCAAACGCAATTATAATTTTAAGATTGAAGTGAATTTTATTCAACTGGATTTTGAGATGTGTTTAGAAGCACTTAAAAATTATAAACAAGAGTTTGCTAAAAAATCAGTGGTAAAATCTGCGCAATTCGATTTACCAAAACGCCTTTGGAAAACGTTGGTTTCAGCTTCAGACATAGCCGAAACAGAACGATGGGCAGATATTAATAAACAACAATTAGAAGCCTTAAGTTCTCAATTAACCCAAGCTATTTTTCAAGTGACGGGAAAAAGTACATTCAAGGAAGAATTTGTGACGGCAGGTGGTGTAGATTTAAAAGAAGTAAACTTTAAAACCTTTGAAAGCAAACGAATTCCTAATCTCTATTTTGCAGGTGAAGTGATTAATGTTGATGCCGTTACAGGTGGCTTTAATTTTCAGAATGCATGGACAGGCGCTTATATTGCGGCTCTGTCTATTATGCTACAATAA
- a CDS encoding DUF2254 domain-containing protein: MKNYFYRIWNSLEKLESNIAFYPTIISLFGLLFAFFMIYLESKGVSKYLIEHAPILVVNNTETARVLLTTFIAGLISIMVFSFSLVMILLNQASSNFSPRVLPGLISNRRHQIILGIYNSTLLYCIFTLVSITPNGDKYQMPGFSVLLGIIFMTESLGAFIYFIHSISQEIQVNTIMDKIFRKSKARLEKLVEAEKHIDTDFEDSSDWKSIMANTTGYMQDVSLKSLAGLAEEHNLKIAIVPIKGAYILKGIPVLKYKGEPNEEMDDEEDLETKLINAITFSNNELIEDNYILAFKQITEIALKAMSPGINDPGTCINAIDYLTELFALRMTKKDNSYYFNDDKKAVIHIKTVSFEELLYNVMAAMRNYCKHDIIVVQKLFIMFQYLLQQNNVLNENYKEAIIKEVINLKKDALNNHNNEADIKTIEDYISKLRHVNPSEYTFET; encoded by the coding sequence GTGAAAAACTATTTTTATAGAATTTGGAATTCACTAGAGAAGCTAGAGAGCAATATTGCTTTCTATCCCACAATTATTAGTCTTTTTGGGCTTCTCTTTGCGTTTTTTATGATTTATTTAGAAAGTAAAGGTGTTTCTAAATATTTAATAGAACATGCACCAATTTTAGTGGTCAATAATACCGAAACGGCAAGGGTACTTCTAACCACATTTATTGCAGGTCTAATTTCTATTATGGTGTTTAGTTTTTCATTGGTAATGATTTTACTCAATCAAGCGTCGAGTAATTTTTCGCCAAGGGTACTGCCAGGATTGATTTCTAACAGAAGGCATCAGATTATACTCGGTATTTACAATTCCACATTGCTTTACTGTATTTTCACGCTGGTTTCCATTACACCAAATGGCGACAAATATCAAATGCCTGGTTTTTCAGTGTTATTGGGAATTATTTTCATGACTGAAAGTTTGGGTGCTTTTATTTATTTTATCCATTCCATTTCGCAAGAGATTCAAGTGAATACCATAATGGATAAAATCTTTAGAAAGTCTAAAGCACGTTTAGAAAAGTTGGTGGAAGCTGAAAAACATATTGACACGGACTTTGAAGATTCGTCAGATTGGAAAAGCATCATGGCAAATACTACAGGATACATGCAAGATGTAAGCTTAAAATCACTTGCTGGTTTAGCAGAAGAACATAATTTGAAAATAGCAATTGTTCCTATAAAAGGTGCATATATCCTAAAAGGGATTCCTGTACTTAAGTACAAGGGCGAACCCAATGAAGAGATGGACGATGAAGAGGATTTAGAAACAAAGCTAATTAATGCTATAACATTTTCCAATAATGAATTAATAGAAGATAATTATATACTTGCCTTTAAACAAATCACAGAAATTGCCTTAAAAGCTATGTCTCCAGGTATTAATGATCCAGGAACATGCATCAATGCTATTGATTATCTTACGGAACTTTTTGCATTACGAATGACCAAAAAAGACAATAGCTATTATTTTAATGACGATAAAAAAGCAGTTATCCATATTAAAACCGTTAGTTTTGAAGAGTTGTTATATAATGTTATGGCAGCCATGCGAAATTATTGCAAACACGATATTATAGTGGTTCAAAAATTATTTATCATGTTTCAATATTTGCTTCAACAGAATAATGTGTTGAACGAAAACTATAAAGAAGCCATTATAAAGGAAGTGATCAACCTTAAAAAGGATGCTCTAAATAATCATAACAACGAGGCAGATATTAAAACCATAGAAGATTATATTTCCAAACTTCGACATGTGAATCCTTCAGAATATACTTTTGAAACTTAA
- the egtB gene encoding ergothioneine biosynthesis protein EgtB: MQTLIKHTITKNRFLEIRHQTALICKSLKPEDVSIQPVEFVSPPKWHLAHSTWFFEQFVLTKYKSGYKVFNDDFAYYFNSYYNNVGKRVMRANRGTMTRPTLDEVLKYRTYVNQKLSDFIEEGISDVISEVIEIGLQHEQQHQELLIYDIKYIFGHQPSFPVLDFQVQLQKENQPQEFIHIDEGVYEIGHDNDGFCFDNELGRHKVYLHDFEIYNRLVTNSEYIEFIEAGGYQDFNLWHADGWEFVQNNDLKSPMYWHQVDGKWMQYTLQGFKEVEGDLPVKHMTFYEAFAYAQWKNMRLPTEFEWEVASKHFNHGQLWEWTNSAYLPYPNYTKVEGALGEYNGKFMVNQMVLRGGSVATSKNHCRPTYRNFFTADMRWLFSGIRLAR; the protein is encoded by the coding sequence GTGCAGACATTAATAAAACATACAATAACCAAAAATCGATTTTTAGAAATTAGACATCAAACGGCGTTAATTTGTAAATCGTTAAAACCTGAAGATGTTTCCATCCAACCCGTAGAATTTGTATCGCCACCAAAATGGCATTTGGCGCATTCAACCTGGTTTTTTGAACAATTTGTTTTAACAAAATACAAGTCGGGTTATAAAGTTTTTAATGATGATTTCGCTTACTACTTCAATAGCTATTACAACAATGTGGGAAAACGCGTGATGAGAGCAAATCGTGGCACTATGACACGCCCTACTTTGGATGAAGTTTTAAAATACAGAACCTATGTAAACCAAAAGCTTTCAGATTTTATCGAAGAAGGCATTTCGGATGTCATTTCAGAGGTTATAGAAATCGGCCTGCAACACGAACAGCAACATCAAGAATTATTAATTTACGATATCAAGTACATTTTTGGTCATCAACCTTCGTTTCCTGTTTTGGATTTTCAAGTTCAATTACAAAAAGAAAATCAACCACAAGAATTCATTCATATTGATGAAGGCGTTTACGAAATTGGTCATGATAACGACGGGTTTTGTTTTGACAACGAATTAGGACGGCACAAGGTTTATCTTCATGATTTTGAAATTTACAATCGGCTTGTTACCAATTCAGAATATATTGAATTTATAGAAGCTGGTGGTTACCAAGATTTTAATCTTTGGCATGCTGATGGTTGGGAGTTTGTTCAAAATAACGATTTAAAATCGCCAATGTATTGGCACCAAGTTGATGGCAAATGGATGCAGTATACTTTACAAGGTTTTAAAGAAGTGGAAGGGGATTTGCCAGTAAAGCATATGACATTTTACGAAGCTTTTGCTTACGCACAATGGAAAAACATGCGATTGCCAACCGAGTTTGAATGGGAAGTGGCCTCAAAGCACTTTAACCATGGGCAACTTTGGGAATGGACCAATAGTGCTTATTTACCTTATCCAAACTATACCAAAGTTGAAGGCGCACTTGGCGAGTACAATGGTAAATTTATGGTCAATCAAATGGTATTGAGAGGAGGTTCGGTAGCAACCTCTAAAAACCATTGCAGACCAACTTATAGAAACTTTTTTACAGCTGACATGCGTTGGCTATTTTCAGGAATTAGATTAGCAAGATAA
- a CDS encoding metallophosphoesterase: MIKLYKIAVLFIAVAFLIGCATSKAQYKEEADKTNELPDKDIEKTFYLIGDAGKSPQGGMSKALTAFKNHTADKNTTEDFVLFLGDNIYPDGLPKKGEKGRSEAENALDGQLKSIEGFNGEVLFIPGNHDWYANGLKGLKREEKYIEEALVKKAFEPDNGCPLEDFDIGDDIKLIVIDTQWYLENWNNHPTMNDECEIKTRERFFLELEGELKKAQNKTIVFAMHHPMYTNGVHGGQYAFSKHLFPTQKKLPLPVLASLATQIRTQGGVSIQDRYNERYNNLMNRLETMTLDTENVIFVSGHEHTLQYLEKGKIKQIVSGSGAKEGYASLKNTSLFSYGKQGFAELTVFKDGSSWVTMYGAENGSATKLFVKEIFPPTAQYDVSQLPDSFPQEIETSVYTKEQTEKTGFFESIWGDHYRDVYSQKIKADVATLDTLYGGLEIVRTGGGHQTRSIRLKTKDGRELNMRALKKSATQYLQTVLFKDTYIQDEFERTAVEGLILDFYTAAHPYAFMVVPDLSDAAEIYHTNPRIFYIPKHKYLGKYNKDYGDELYMIEERPEENYTDERNFGYADDIESTHDIIEKVREDEKYKIDDNAYVRARLFDMLIGDWDRHQDQWRWAQFDQENGDKLFRPIPRDRDQVFSNFDGGLLDVMRVIAGPTKQLQVYDETLEDIKWMNSAGIKLDRVLVQQSTREQWLKHAKFLQDNITDDVIEEAFSKVPEAAQDETLDDIKKKLKGRRGNLVDIATRYYEYLNGLVILTGTDKDDYIEVTRIGDNETHVKISRIKDGEKGEVIVDRTFNKDVTKEIWVYGLDDKDIFEVSGKANNLIFTRLIGGQENDTYIIKNGRRIKIYDHQSKPNTIQEKKGGTLRLTDVYKLNLFDYQKNIVNTGVITPAIGFNPDDGFSLGLSYVSTINGFQRNPFSQQHRFKGGYFFATSGFSLNYDGEFANIKDDWNLHVGGQFTSENFANNFFGYGNETENLDDELDLDYNRVKTSIYMAKVGILKKGNFGSDYGFRAIIEGIELGETPDRFITSFANASEDGFFDRRIFGALEAEYNYESFDKKLAPTRGMTFLLNIGAKTEIDNTKYTYGYINSNLGFYNAISRNRKLVLKTDLRTQFRIGNDLIFYQAANIGGQNGLRGFRTERFTGRNSLVGSTDLRYAFNQFKTGILPLQVGVFGGFDVGRVWLKDDFSDKWHNDYGGGFWVTAADSLSGTFNLFNSVEGLRFSFGFGLNF; encoded by the coding sequence ATGATTAAGTTATACAAAATAGCGGTATTATTTATTGCTGTTGCTTTCTTAATAGGTTGCGCCACTTCAAAGGCACAATATAAAGAAGAAGCTGATAAAACCAACGAATTACCAGATAAAGACATAGAGAAAACCTTCTATTTAATTGGTGATGCTGGTAAGTCGCCACAAGGTGGTATGTCTAAAGCCTTAACAGCGTTTAAGAATCATACCGCTGATAAAAATACAACCGAAGACTTTGTGCTTTTTTTAGGAGATAATATTTATCCTGATGGATTGCCGAAGAAAGGTGAAAAAGGGCGTTCGGAGGCGGAAAATGCTTTAGACGGACAACTAAAATCCATTGAAGGTTTTAATGGTGAAGTACTCTTTATTCCAGGAAATCACGATTGGTATGCTAACGGCCTTAAAGGTTTGAAACGCGAGGAAAAGTATATTGAAGAAGCCTTGGTGAAGAAGGCTTTCGAACCTGATAATGGTTGTCCTCTTGAGGATTTTGACATCGGAGATGATATTAAGCTTATTGTCATAGATACACAATGGTATTTAGAAAACTGGAACAATCATCCCACCATGAATGACGAATGCGAAATAAAGACGAGGGAACGGTTCTTCCTAGAGTTAGAGGGCGAACTGAAAAAAGCACAAAACAAGACTATAGTATTTGCCATGCATCATCCTATGTATACCAATGGTGTTCATGGAGGTCAGTATGCATTTTCCAAACATTTGTTTCCAACACAGAAAAAATTGCCCCTACCTGTTTTGGCCTCTTTGGCAACTCAGATTAGAACACAAGGCGGTGTTTCTATTCAAGACCGTTATAATGAGCGTTATAACAACCTAATGAACCGTTTGGAGACCATGACTCTAGATACGGAAAACGTCATATTTGTTTCAGGCCATGAGCATACACTTCAATATTTGGAAAAAGGAAAAATTAAACAAATTGTTTCTGGTTCTGGAGCCAAAGAAGGGTATGCATCCCTAAAGAATACAAGCTTATTCAGCTATGGAAAACAAGGTTTTGCAGAGTTAACCGTTTTCAAGGATGGCAGTAGTTGGGTGACTATGTATGGCGCAGAAAATGGTAGTGCCACCAAGCTCTTTGTAAAGGAAATTTTTCCACCTACAGCGCAATATGATGTGTCTCAATTACCGGATAGCTTCCCTCAAGAAATTGAAACTTCGGTTTACACAAAGGAACAAACTGAAAAAACCGGCTTTTTTGAATCTATTTGGGGAGATCATTACAGAGATGTTTATAGTCAGAAGATTAAAGCAGATGTTGCCACTTTAGATACGCTTTATGGTGGTTTGGAAATTGTAAGAACTGGTGGAGGTCATCAAACACGCTCTATAAGACTTAAAACAAAAGATGGCAGAGAGCTCAACATGCGAGCGCTTAAAAAAAGTGCCACACAATATTTACAGACCGTTTTATTTAAAGACACTTATATACAAGATGAGTTTGAAAGAACGGCTGTTGAAGGTCTGATTTTGGATTTTTACACCGCAGCGCATCCCTATGCATTTATGGTAGTACCAGATTTGTCTGATGCTGCCGAAATATATCACACCAATCCTAGGATTTTCTATATTCCAAAGCACAAATATTTAGGGAAATATAATAAGGATTATGGAGATGAACTCTACATGATTGAAGAACGTCCGGAGGAAAACTATACCGACGAGCGTAATTTTGGTTATGCTGATGATATTGAAAGTACGCATGATATTATTGAAAAGGTACGGGAAGATGAAAAGTATAAAATAGATGATAATGCTTATGTAAGAGCACGTTTATTTGATATGCTGATTGGCGATTGGGATCGCCACCAAGACCAATGGCGTTGGGCGCAATTTGACCAAGAAAATGGCGATAAGCTCTTTAGGCCAATTCCAAGGGATAGAGACCAAGTGTTTTCAAATTTTGATGGTGGTTTATTGGATGTGATGAGAGTCATTGCAGGTCCAACAAAACAACTTCAGGTCTATGATGAAACATTGGAAGATATTAAATGGATGAATTCCGCAGGTATAAAATTAGATCGTGTATTGGTGCAACAATCAACTAGGGAACAATGGTTAAAACATGCTAAATTTCTCCAAGATAATATTACGGACGATGTCATTGAAGAAGCATTTTCTAAGGTGCCAGAAGCTGCTCAAGATGAAACACTTGACGATATAAAAAAGAAACTTAAAGGACGACGCGGTAACCTTGTGGATATTGCCACACGTTATTACGAATACTTAAACGGTTTGGTAATCCTTACAGGTACTGATAAGGATGATTACATCGAAGTAACTAGAATTGGGGACAACGAAACCCATGTAAAGATATCTAGAATTAAAGATGGTGAAAAAGGGGAAGTTATTGTCGATAGAACGTTTAATAAAGATGTGACTAAAGAAATTTGGGTCTACGGTTTGGATGACAAAGATATATTTGAAGTGAGCGGCAAAGCCAATAATTTAATATTTACCAGATTAATTGGCGGACAGGAAAATGATACGTACATCATTAAGAATGGAAGACGAATTAAAATATACGATCACCAAAGTAAACCTAATACCATACAGGAGAAGAAAGGAGGAACACTGCGATTGACTGATGTTTATAAATTGAATCTTTTTGATTACCAAAAAAACATCGTAAACACTGGTGTAATCACGCCAGCCATCGGCTTTAATCCAGATGATGGTTTTTCTTTGGGCTTATCTTATGTTTCAACCATAAATGGTTTTCAGCGTAATCCGTTTTCGCAACAACACCGTTTTAAAGGTGGTTACTTTTTTGCTACAAGTGGATTTTCCCTTAATTATGATGGCGAATTTGCTAACATAAAAGACGATTGGAATTTACACGTTGGCGGTCAATTTACCTCAGAAAATTTCGCCAATAATTTTTTCGGTTACGGTAATGAAACAGAGAATTTGGACGATGAATTAGACTTAGATTATAATCGTGTAAAAACCAGTATTTATATGGCTAAAGTCGGAATTTTGAAGAAAGGTAATTTTGGTAGTGATTATGGTTTCCGAGCAATAATAGAAGGTATTGAATTAGGTGAAACGCCTGATAGATTTATAACGAGTTTTGCTAATGCTTCAGAAGATGGTTTTTTCGACCGTAGAATCTTTGGAGCACTTGAAGCAGAATACAATTATGAGAGTTTTGATAAAAAACTTGCACCGACGAGAGGGATGACCTTTCTTTTAAATATAGGAGCAAAAACTGAAATTGACAATACGAAATATACATATGGTTATATCAATTCCAATTTAGGATTTTATAATGCGATTTCAAGAAATAGAAAATTAGTTTTGAAAACCGATTTACGAACACAGTTTAGGATAGGTAATGATTTAATATTTTATCAGGCTGCAAATATTGGAGGGCAAAACGGACTAAGAGGTTTTAGAACAGAACGCTTTACCGGTCGAAATTCTTTAGTCGGAAGTACGGATTTGAGATATGCCTTTAATCAATTCAAAACAGGTATATTGCCATTGCAAGTCGGCGTTTTTGGTGGTTTCGATGTCGGAAGAGTTTGGCTTAAAGACGATTTTTCAGATAAATGGCACAACGATTATGGAGGTGGTTTTTGGGTAACGGCCGCAGATAGCCTTTCAGGAACATTTAACTTATTCAATAGTGTAGAAGGTTTGCGATTTTCATTCGGATTTGGACTCAATTTTTAA